The Primulina tabacum isolate GXHZ01 chromosome 16, ASM2559414v2, whole genome shotgun sequence genome window below encodes:
- the LOC142529760 gene encoding mannan endo-1,4-beta-mannosidase 7, translating to MKPDLAAMLNIIFFLFFFLQQKWIVVNGDMFIRSKGIQFMLNGSPFYANGFNAYWLMYMASDPSQRPKVSATFRQARSHGLTVARTWAFSDGGYRALQYAPGSYNEQMFQGLDFVIAEARRYGIKLILSLANNYESFGGKKQYVNWARNKGQYLNSDDDFFTDFLVKGFYKNHIRTVLNRYNHITGVVYKNDPTIMAWELMNEPRCTSDPSGRTIQTWITEMAFYVKSIDRIHLLEAGIEGFYGQSTPQRTHLNPHFNSGTDFIANNRIPAIDFATVHSYPDQWLYSSNDQSQLYFLSNWLDAHIQDAENVLHKPLLIAEFGKSWKDPSFSPYQRDMVFNTVYSKIYASAKRGGAASGGLFWQLLAQGMDSFRDGYDIILEENSSTANLIAEQARRLYEIRKIVYRAR from the exons ATGAAGCCAGATTTGGCAGCAATGCTAAATATTATCTTCTTCTTGTTCTTTTTCCTCCAACAAAAATGGATTGTTGTTAATGGAGACATGTTCATCAGAAGCAAAGGGATTCAGTTCATGCTGAATGGAAGCCCTTTTTATGCCAATGGCTTCAATGCCTACTGGCTCATGTATATGGCTTCTGACCCTTCTCAGAGGCCAAAAGTATCCGCCACATTCCGCCAAGCCAGAAGCCATGGCCTCACTGTCGCAAGAACTTGGGCTTTCAGTGATGGTGGCTACCGGGCTTTACAGTATGCTCCTGGATCTTATAATGAGCAAATGTTTCAG GGGTTGGATTTTGTTATAGCTGAGGCTAGAAGATACGGAATTAAGCTGATATTAAGCTTGGCTAATAACTATGAAAGTTTTGGAGGAAAGAAACAGTATGTGAATTGGGCTAGAAATAAAGGGCAATATCTCAATTCTGATGATGATTTCTTCACAGACTTTCTTGTCAAGGGATTCTACAAGAATCATATCAGG ACCGTTCTTAATCGATACAACCATATTACCGGAGTCGTTTACAAAAATGATCCAACAATTATGGCTTGGGAACTAATGAATGAGCCCAGATGCACTTCAGATCCGTCAGGCAGAACCATTCAG ACCTGGATAACGGAAATGGCCTTCTATGTGAAGTCCATtgatagaattcatttacttgAAGCTGGTATAGAAGGATTCTATGGACAATCAACTCCCCAGAGGACCCATCTCAATCCTCATTTTAACTCAGGAACCGACTTCATAGCAAACAATCGGATACCTGCCATAGATTTTGCTACCGTTCACTCCTATCCTGATCAATG GCTATACAGCTCAAACGATCAAAGCCAACTGTATTTCTTGAGCAATTGGCTGGATGCACATATTCAAGATGCTGAGAATGTTCTTCACAAGCCACTACTCATCGCCGAGTTTGGAAAATCTTGGAAAGATCCCAGTTTCAGCCCATACCAGAGAGACATGGTGTTCAACACTGTGTATTCCAAGATTTATGCCTCCGCCAAGCGCGGTGGAGCTGCGTCTGGAGGCCTCTTCTGGCAGCTTTTAGCCCAAGGAATGGACTCTTTTCGAGACGGGTACGACATAATCCTGGAGGAGAACTCGTCTACAGCAAATTTGATAGCTGAACAAGCTCGCAGACTGTACGAAATCAGAAAAATAGTTTACAGGGCTCGATGA